The following proteins come from a genomic window of Eubalaena glacialis isolate mEubGla1 chromosome X, mEubGla1.1.hap2.+ XY, whole genome shotgun sequence:
- the LOC133082025 gene encoding ferritin heavy chain-like, producing the protein MGMLRGHYRGPHGFAFTLAFTPARLPTPPARLPAPPSQVRQNYHPDCEAAVNSHFTLELHASLVCLAVAFYLDHDDVALKHFTGFFLRRSHEHSERAQGLMRLQNQRGGRLHFQDIRKPASDEWKSGLKAMKCALFLEKRVNRSLLDLHQLATDKSDPHLRLFLATHYLGQQAAFIRELEGHVTTLSMMGAPDVDLAGYLFDKLTLGDSDKKN; encoded by the coding sequence ATGGGGATGCTCCGAGGCCACTACCGCGGGCCCCACGGCTTCGCCTTCACCTTGGCCTTCACGCCCGCCAGGCTGCCCACGCCGCCCGCCAGGCTGCCCGCGCCGCCCTCGCAGGTGCGCCAGAACTACCACCCCGACTGCGAGGCCGCAGTCAACAGCCATTTCACCCTGGAGCTCCACGCCTCCTTGGTGTGCCTGGCCGTGGCCTTTTACCTCGACCACGACGACGTGGCCTTGAAGCACTTCACCGGGTTCTTCCTGCGCCGCTCCCACGAGCACAGCGAGCGGGCCCAGGGCCTGATGCGCCTGCAGAACCAGCGCGGGGGCCGCCTCCACTTCCAAGACATCAGGAAGCCAGCCAGTGACGAGTGGAAGAGCGGCCTCAAGGCCATGAAGTGCGCCTTGTTCCTGGAGAAGCGCGTGAACCGGAGCCTGCTCGACCTGCACCAGCTGGCCACCGACAAGAGCGACCCCCACCTGCGTCTCTTCCTGGCAACTCACTACCTCGGCCAGCAGGCGGCGTTCATCAGAGAGCTGGAGGGTCATGTCACCACCCTGAGCATGATGGGGGCCCCGGACGTCGACCTGGCAGGGTACCTCTTTGACAAGCTCACCCTGGGCGACAGCGACAAAAAGAACTGA